The following are encoded together in the Oryzias melastigma strain HK-1 linkage group LG17, ASM292280v2, whole genome shotgun sequence genome:
- the LOC112151460 gene encoding ATP-sensitive inward rectifier potassium channel 10 isoform X2 — protein sequence MEMDYIRLESSSPHKVCHSQTQTDVLKPLLGGVLSGGSGTLRKRRRVLSKDGRSNVRIEHVSGRGALYMRDLWTTFLEMQWRYKFFLFTATFAGTWFLFGVLWYLLALVHGDLLEFDPPSNHTPCVMQVQTLTGAFLFSLESQTTIGYGFRCITEECPIAIILLIVQLVITMLMEIFITGTFLAKVARPKKRGETVKFSQHAVVSTHEGQPCLMIRVANMRKSLLLGCQVTGKLLQTSLTKEGETVRLDQRNVAFQVDTSSDSPFLILPMTFYHVIDDSSPLRAWAAKGGGWTDPELADFELLVIMSATVEPTSATCQVRTSYLPDEILWGYEFPPVVSLSPSGKYVADFAFFDKVAKTKSSPILTPSGLQHGYQSNGGGLVSEVLDLDKIRLEQSYREQRGEERGRGRDAPLSVRVSNV from the exons ATGGAAATGGATTACATCCGACTGGAGAG CTCCTCCCCTCACAAGGTTTGCCACTCGCAGACACAGACGGACGTTCTGAAGCCGTTACTCGGTGGCGTTCTTTCCGGCGGGAGCGGGACTCTGCGGAAGAGGAGGCGCGTCCTGTCCAAAGATgggcgtagcaacgtgcgcatCGAGCACGTTAGCGGCAGGGGCGCGCTCTACATGCGTGACCTGTGGACGACCTTTCTGGAAATGCAGTGGCGCTACAAGTTCTTCCTGTTCACAGCCACATTTGCAGGAACCTGGTTCCTGTTTGGGGTTCTGTGGTACTTACTGGCACTGGTGCATGGAGACCTGCTAG AGTTTGACCCTCCGTCCAACCACACACCGTGTGTGATGCAGGTACAGACTCTCACCGGAGCCTTCCTCTTCTCCCTGGAATCCCAAACAACCATTGGTTATGGTTTCCGGTGCATCACCGAGGAATGCCCAATTGCTATAATCCTCCTAATAGTGCAGCTCGTCATCACCATGCTTATGGAGATCTTCATCACTGGCACCTTTTTGGCCAAG GTGGCGCGACCAAAGAAGCGAGGTGAAACGGTGAAGTTCAGCCAGCATGCTGTGGTGTCCACTCACGAGGGTCAGCCCTGCCTGATGATCAGAGTGGCAAACATGCGCAAGAGTCTTCTGCTCGGGTGTCAG GTAACTGGCAAACTGCTCCAGACTTCACTGACGAAGGAAGGAGAGACGGTTCGTCTGGATCAGAGGAACGTGGCCTTCCAGGTGGACACTTCCAGTGACAGCCCCTTCCTCATTCTGCCCATGACCTTTTACCACGTCATCGATGACAGCAGCCCACTGCGAGCTTGGGCAGCCAAGG GTGGTGGCTGGACTGATCCAGAACTGGCCGACTTCGAGCTCCTAGTGATAATGAGTGCCACAGTGGAGCCGACCTCGGCCACCTGCCAGGTTCGTACCTCCTACTTGCCGGATGAAATCCTTTGGGGCTACGAGTTCCCGCCCGTAGTCTCTCTGTCCCCATCAGGCAAATATGTGGCAGACTTTGCCTTCTTTGACAAAGTCGCCAAGACCAAGTCCAGCCCCATCCTCACACCATCAGGCCTTCAACACGGCTACCAGAGTAACGGGGGCGGGCTGGTGTCCGAGGTGTTGGATCTTGACAAGATTCGTCTGGAGCAGAGCTACAGGGAGCAGCGCGGCGAGGAGCGTGGCCGGGGAAGGGACGCTCCTCTCAGTGTTCGTGTCAGCAATGTGTGA
- the LOC112151460 gene encoding ATP-sensitive inward rectifier potassium channel 10 isoform X1, translating to MTSATPPCSRSSSPHKVCHSQTQTDVLKPLLGGVLSGGSGTLRKRRRVLSKDGRSNVRIEHVSGRGALYMRDLWTTFLEMQWRYKFFLFTATFAGTWFLFGVLWYLLALVHGDLLEFDPPSNHTPCVMQVQTLTGAFLFSLESQTTIGYGFRCITEECPIAIILLIVQLVITMLMEIFITGTFLAKVARPKKRGETVKFSQHAVVSTHEGQPCLMIRVANMRKSLLLGCQVTGKLLQTSLTKEGETVRLDQRNVAFQVDTSSDSPFLILPMTFYHVIDDSSPLRAWAAKGGGWTDPELADFELLVIMSATVEPTSATCQVRTSYLPDEILWGYEFPPVVSLSPSGKYVADFAFFDKVAKTKSSPILTPSGLQHGYQSNGGGLVSEVLDLDKIRLEQSYREQRGEERGRGRDAPLSVRVSNV from the exons ATGACCTCTGCCACGCCGCCCTGCTCCCGCAGCTCCTCCCCTCACAAGGTTTGCCACTCGCAGACACAGACGGACGTTCTGAAGCCGTTACTCGGTGGCGTTCTTTCCGGCGGGAGCGGGACTCTGCGGAAGAGGAGGCGCGTCCTGTCCAAAGATgggcgtagcaacgtgcgcatCGAGCACGTTAGCGGCAGGGGCGCGCTCTACATGCGTGACCTGTGGACGACCTTTCTGGAAATGCAGTGGCGCTACAAGTTCTTCCTGTTCACAGCCACATTTGCAGGAACCTGGTTCCTGTTTGGGGTTCTGTGGTACTTACTGGCACTGGTGCATGGAGACCTGCTAG AGTTTGACCCTCCGTCCAACCACACACCGTGTGTGATGCAGGTACAGACTCTCACCGGAGCCTTCCTCTTCTCCCTGGAATCCCAAACAACCATTGGTTATGGTTTCCGGTGCATCACCGAGGAATGCCCAATTGCTATAATCCTCCTAATAGTGCAGCTCGTCATCACCATGCTTATGGAGATCTTCATCACTGGCACCTTTTTGGCCAAG GTGGCGCGACCAAAGAAGCGAGGTGAAACGGTGAAGTTCAGCCAGCATGCTGTGGTGTCCACTCACGAGGGTCAGCCCTGCCTGATGATCAGAGTGGCAAACATGCGCAAGAGTCTTCTGCTCGGGTGTCAG GTAACTGGCAAACTGCTCCAGACTTCACTGACGAAGGAAGGAGAGACGGTTCGTCTGGATCAGAGGAACGTGGCCTTCCAGGTGGACACTTCCAGTGACAGCCCCTTCCTCATTCTGCCCATGACCTTTTACCACGTCATCGATGACAGCAGCCCACTGCGAGCTTGGGCAGCCAAGG GTGGTGGCTGGACTGATCCAGAACTGGCCGACTTCGAGCTCCTAGTGATAATGAGTGCCACAGTGGAGCCGACCTCGGCCACCTGCCAGGTTCGTACCTCCTACTTGCCGGATGAAATCCTTTGGGGCTACGAGTTCCCGCCCGTAGTCTCTCTGTCCCCATCAGGCAAATATGTGGCAGACTTTGCCTTCTTTGACAAAGTCGCCAAGACCAAGTCCAGCCCCATCCTCACACCATCAGGCCTTCAACACGGCTACCAGAGTAACGGGGGCGGGCTGGTGTCCGAGGTGTTGGATCTTGACAAGATTCGTCTGGAGCAGAGCTACAGGGAGCAGCGCGGCGAGGAGCGTGGCCGGGGAAGGGACGCTCCTCTCAGTGTTCGTGTCAGCAATGTGTGA